From the Kribbella sp. CA-293567 genome, the window AGCTTCGACTCACGGCACTTCGGTGCGGTCGCTGACGACGAGGTGATCGGCCTGGTGGTCCGCCGGCTGTGGGGAGACCCCCGGCGCGGGTGACGGATCGGCGTACCCGGTGCTCTGCAGGCGGAACAGTTCGGCGTACAGGCCGTCGGCGGCGATCAGGGCGTGATGGTTGCCCTGCTCCACGATCTCGCCCTGATCGACGACCACGATCAGGTCCGCGTCCCGGACGGCGTTGAGCCGGTGCGACACCAGCAGCCGGGTCCGGCCCTGGGTCACCTCCGACACCACCCGATGCAGCTCGTACTCCGCGCGGGCGTCGAGCCCGGAGCTCGGTTCGTCCAGCAGCAGCAGGTCGCGATCGGCGCGCATCAGCATCCTGGCGATCGCCAGCCGCTGCCACTGCCCGCCGGACAGATAGCTGCCGCCGGGCGCTTGGTCTGCTTCGCCGTCCGGTAGCTCGTCGTCCGGCGCCTCGTCGAGGAACATCCGGGTCAGGGCCGTGTCGAAACCTCTCGGCAACGCGTCCAGCGTCGCGCCGAGCCCGACCTGGTCGGCCGCGGTCCGGATCCGTTCGAGGTCGTCCATGGCCGGCAGATCACCGAGGCCGATGTTCGCGCGGGCGCTGAGGTCGTAGCTGACGAAGTCCTGGAAGACCGACCCGATCCGGTTCCGCAACGAAGCCGGATCGAGGTCCCGCAGATCTTCGCCGTCCCACCGGATCTCGCCGCGCTCCGGGTCGTACAGGCGGCAGAGCAGCTTCACCAGGGTGCTCTTGCCCGCGCCGTTCGGCCCGACAACAGCCACCGACGAACCAGCCGGGATGCGGAGACTGACGCCACGCAGGGTCCAGGGCAGGTCCTCGCGGTAGCGGAACCAGACATCTTGCAGTTCGACACCGCTGCGCAGCGCCGGCGCTGTCTTGCCTTCCCGGACCGGCAGGTCCGGTTCGAGGGCGAGCAGTTCGTCGAACCGGCCCAGGGTCAGCGCCAGTTCGTCGAAGCGGGCGACCAGGACAGCGAGTTCCGCCGTACCGGCAGTCACGGCGGCCAGGGCCGCCAGGAACAGTACGACGTCGCCGGCGCCGAGCTGGCCGGACGCGACCGAACGGGCGACCCAGACCAGCGCGATCGCGAACGGCACCACCGAGACCAGATCGAGCCCGATCCGGGCCACCGCCATCCGGCGGTCCATCCGGCGCTGACCCCGGTGGGTGGTCGCCAGTTCGGCCATCATCAGGTCACGGAAGTAGCGGCCGAGACCGAACAGCCGGATCTCCTTGGCCGCCGCGGCCTGGGTCTGCAGCATCGAGTAGAACAACTGCTTACGCTCGGCCGGACTCAGCTCGGCCTGCAACGAGAAGCGTTCCCGGCTCAGCCGCAGCTCGACGAGCAACTGCGGCACGGCGGCGAGCACGGCCAGCAGCGTGATGAGCGGATGGATCAACCACAGCGCCACCAGGAACCCGGCCAGCGTGATCACGCGCTGCACGGTCCCGGTCAGCGTCCGCAGGATCTGGGTCGGGGCGTACTCCCCCGCCTCCAGCGCGAGCCGCAGCTTGTCGTGGAAGGCCGGTTGCTCGAAGTAGCCGAGGCCGGCGAACCCGTTGACCTTCGTGAACAGTTTCTCCTTGGTGGCAGCCGCGACTCGCCGGCTCAGCTCCGACTCCGCCAGGTTGAGCAGAGTGGGCACGAGCTGTGACACCGCGGTCGCCGCGATCAGGCCGACGGCGATACCCACCAGGACGCCGAGCCGGGCCGAGTCGGTGATGGCGTCGATCAGCGCCTTGGTGAGCCAGCCGATCGCCACCGGCACGGCGCCGAGCAGCACCGCGCCGGACAGCACCAGCCCCGACCGGATCGGATCGATCGCGAAGACGAGCCGGACGGCCGCCGCCGCCCGGACGACGAGGGTCGCGGCCCGCCGGACGATCGCCGTCAGCACGCTGGTCAAGACCGGATCGGTACCGCGGCCGCGATCTCGTCGAGATCCCCACCGACCCTGGTGACCCGGCCGTCGGCGCCGACCAGCACGTAGTTCGGGTACATCGCGATCCCGAGTGCCTGATGGATCGCGCCGTCGGCGGGGTGCTCGACGATCACCCGGGCGTGCGCGCTGAACTCCCCGACCAGCGTGCCGCCGTCGCCCTCGTCGTCCGCGATCACCACGATGCCCGCCTCGCCGCGCCGGCGGCGGGCCTCGAGCATCTCGATCAGCCGCGGCCGCGCGGCCTCGCAGCCACCGCAGCCGGGCGCGGCGAACGCGATCAACGTCTCGGTGGACCGCAGATCGGCTTCGGTCAGCTGACCGTCGGTCGCTTCGGTGGTGAAGTCCGGTACGGGCGCGCCGACCCTGATCTGCGGCAGCACCGACAACGGCGCCGAACCGTCGAAGTCGCGGAGCAACTCGTCGTGGCGGCGGAGCTTGCGGATCACCGCGGTGGTCAGCAGCAGGTTGAGCACCAGGAGGAGACCGAGCAGAACGAGAGCGGCCACGAGAACAGGCGACATGGGGGAATCTCCTCAGCGCGGAAAGACAGGGTCAGGAAAATAGCGTCAGGAAGCGAACAGGGCGATCAGGTGGTCGAGCGAGATCGCCACCGCGGCCAGGACCACGGCGATGGCGGCGACCAGGAGCATGACGGCCGGCTGGGACCAGGCACTGCCCAGGTCGCCA encodes:
- a CDS encoding ABC transporter ATP-binding protein, whose protein sequence is MLTAIVRRAATLVVRAAAAVRLVFAIDPIRSGLVLSGAVLLGAVPVAIGWLTKALIDAITDSARLGVLVGIAVGLIAATAVSQLVPTLLNLAESELSRRVAAATKEKLFTKVNGFAGLGYFEQPAFHDKLRLALEAGEYAPTQILRTLTGTVQRVITLAGFLVALWLIHPLITLLAVLAAVPQLLVELRLSRERFSLQAELSPAERKQLFYSMLQTQAAAAKEIRLFGLGRYFRDLMMAELATTHRGQRRMDRRMAVARIGLDLVSVVPFAIALVWVARSVASGQLGAGDVVLFLAALAAVTAGTAELAVLVARFDELALTLGRFDELLALEPDLPVREGKTAPALRSGVELQDVWFRYREDLPWTLRGVSLRIPAGSSVAVVGPNGAGKSTLVKLLCRLYDPERGEIRWDGEDLRDLDPASLRNRIGSVFQDFVSYDLSARANIGLGDLPAMDDLERIRTAADQVGLGATLDALPRGFDTALTRMFLDEAPDDELPDGEADQAPGGSYLSGGQWQRLAIARMLMRADRDLLLLDEPSSGLDARAEYELHRVVSEVTQGRTRLLVSHRLNAVRDADLIVVVDQGEIVEQGNHHALIAADGLYAELFRLQSTGYADPSPAPGVSPQPADHQADHLVVSDRTEVP
- a CDS encoding TlpA family protein disulfide reductase, which translates into the protein MSPVLVAALVLLGLLLVLNLLLTTAVIRKLRRHDELLRDFDGSAPLSVLPQIRVGAPVPDFTTEATDGQLTEADLRSTETLIAFAAPGCGGCEAARPRLIEMLEARRRRGEAGIVVIADDEGDGGTLVGEFSAHARVIVEHPADGAIHQALGIAMYPNYVLVGADGRVTRVGGDLDEIAAAVPIRS